A stretch of Panthera uncia isolate 11264 unplaced genomic scaffold, Puncia_PCG_1.0 HiC_scaffold_468, whole genome shotgun sequence DNA encodes these proteins:
- the LOC125918133 gene encoding malignant fibrous histiocytoma-amplified sequence 1-like — MAGKDSGNLKTVRLWRDAALRARKLRSNLRQLTLSAAGGCPGAGAEQLDSPDAPQLVLPANIGDIEVLNLGNNGLEEVPDGLGSALGSLRVLVLRRNRFARLPPAVAELGHHLTELDVSHNRLTALGAEVVSALRELRKLNLSHNQLPALPAQLGALAHLEELDVSFNRLAHLPDSLSCLFRLRTLDVDHNQLTAFPRQLLQLAALEELDVSSNRLRGLPEDISALRALKILWLSGAELGTLPSGFCELASLESLMLDNNGLQALPAQFSRLQRLKMLNLSSNLFEEFPAALLPLAGLEELYLSRNQLTSVPSLISGLGRLLTLWLDNNRIRYLPDSIVELTGLEELVLQGNQIAVLPDNFGQLSRVGLWKIKDNPLIQPPYEVCMKGIPYIAAYQKELAHSQPAVQPRLKLLLMGHKAAGKTLLRHCLTEERVDGNQGGGDKEKSYPPAAPSVSKGIEVTSWTADASRGLRFIVYDLAGDESYEVIQPFFLSPGALYVLVVNLATYEPPRFPTTVGSFLHRVGARVPHAVVCIVGTHADLCGERELEEKCLDIHRQIALQEKHDAEGLSRLARVVDEALARDFELRSASPHAAYYGVSDKNLRRRKAHFQYLLNHRLQILSPVLPVSCRDPRQLQRLRDKLLSVAEHREIFPNLHRVLPRSWQVLEELHFQPPQAQRLWLSWWDSARLGLQAGLTEDRLQSALSYLHESGKLLYFEDSPALKEHVFHNLTRLIDILNVFFQRDPSLLLHKLLLGTSGEGEGEGESSPPAAAPTPGQELLWTTQLHHYVEGFLLHGLLPAHVIRLLLKPHVQAQQDFQLLLELLEKMGLCYCLNKPKGKPLNGSTAWYKFPCYVQNDVPHAEAWINGTNLAGQSFVAEQLQIEYSFPFTFPPGLFARYSVQINSHVVHRSDGKLQIFAYRGKVPVVVSYRPAKGVLQPDTLSIASHASLPNIWTAWQAITPLVEELNVLLQEWPGLHYTVHILCSKCLKRGSPNPHAFPGKWRERRGSSVGKWREGRGSSVVMF; from the coding sequence ATGGCTGGGAAGGACAGTGGGAACCTGAAGACGGTGAGGCTGTGGCGGGACGCCGCCCTGCGCGCCAGGAAGCTGCGGAGCAACCTGCGCCAGCTCACCCTCAGCGCGGCCGGGGGCTGCCCGGGGGCCGGCGCCGAGCAGCTCGACTCCCCCGACGCCCCGCAGCTCGTGCTGCCGGCCAACATCGGGGACATTGAGGTGCTGAACCTGGGGAACAACGGCCTGGAGGAGGTGCCCGACGGGCTGGGCTCGGCGCTGGGCAGCCTGCGCGTCCTGGTCCTGCGCAGGAACCGCTTCGCCCGGCTGCCCCCGGCCGTGGCTGAGTTGGGCCACCACCTCACCGAGCTGGACGTGAGCCACAACCGGCTGACCGCCCTGGGCGCGGAGGTGGTGAGTGCCCTGCGGGAGCTGCGCAAGCTCAACCTCAGCCACAACCAGCTGCCCGCCCTGCCGGCCCAGCTGGGGGCCCTTGCCCACCTGGAGGAGCTGGACGTCAGCTTTAACCGGCTGGCGCACCTGCCCgactccctctcctgcctcttccgCCTGCGCACCCTCGACGTGGACCACAACCAGCTCACTGCTTTCCCGCGGCAGCTGCTGCAGCTGGCGGCCCTGGAGGAGCTGGACGTGTCCAGCAACCGGCTGCGGGGCCTACCTGAGGATATCAGTGCCCTGCGTGCCCTCAAGATCCTCTGGCTGAGCGGGGCCGAGCTTGGCACCCTGCCCAGCGGCTTCTGCGAGCTGGCCAGCCTGGAGAGCCTCATGCTGGACAACAACGGGCTGCAGGCTCTGCCCGCCCAGTTCAGCCGCCTGCAGCGACTCAAAATGCTCAACCTCTCCTCCAACCTCTTCGAGGAGTTCCCTGCCGCGTTGCTGCCCCTGGCTGGGCTGGAGGAGCTCTACCTTAGCCGCAACCAGCTCACCTCCGTGCCATCCCTCATCTCGGGCCTGGGCCGGCTGCTCACCCTCTGGCTGGATAACAACCGGATCCGCTACCTGCCCGACTCCATTGTGGAGCTGACGGGCCTGGAGGAGCTGGTGCTGCAAGGGAACCAGATCGCAGTGCTGCCGGACAACTTTGGCCAGCTCTCGAGGGTGGGCCTGTGGAAGATCAAGGACAACCCGCTGATCCAGCCCCCCTACGAGGTCTGTATGAAGGGGATCCCCTACATCGCAGCCTACCAGAAGGAGCTGGCTCATTCACAGCCGGCCGTGCAGCCCCGCCTCAAGCTGCTTCTGATGGGCCACAAGGCTGCAGGGAAGACCCTTCTCCGCCACTGCCTCACGGAGGAGAGAGTGGACGGAAACCAAGGAGGAGGGGACAAGGAAAAGAGCTACCCGCCTGCGGCTCCTTCTGTGAGCAAAGGCATCGAGGTGACCAGCTGGACGGCCGACGCTTCGCGGGGGCTGCGGTTCATTGTGTACGACTTAGCCGGGGATGAAAGTTATGAGGTGATccagcccttcttcctctccccaggaGCCCTTTATGTGCTGGTGGTGAACCTGGCCACCTACGAGCCGCCCCGCTTTCCCACCACCGTGGGCTCCTTCTTGCACCGGGTGGGGGCCCGCGTGCCTCACGCCGTGGTGTGCATCGTGGGCACGCACGCAGACTTGTGTGGGGAGCGGGAGCTGGAGGAGAAGTGCCTGGACATTCACCGCCAGATCGCCCTGCAGGAGAAGCACGACGCCGAGGGGCTGAGCCGGTTGGCTCGGGTGGTGGACGAGGCCCTGGCCCGGGACTTCGAGCTGCGCTCCGCCAGCCCCCACGCAGCCTACTACGGGGTTTCCGACAAGAACCTTCGGCGGCGCAAGGCCCACTTTCAGTACCTGCTCAACCACCGGCTGCAGATCCTCTCCCCGGTGTTGCCCGTTAGCTGCAGGGACCCTCGCCAGTTACAGCGCCTTCGGGACAAACTGCTCTCGGTCGCCGAGCACAGGGAAATCTTCCCCAATTTACACAGAGTGCTGCCTCGGTCCTGGCAGGTGTTGGAGGAACTGCATTTCCAGCCGCCCCAGGCGCAACGACTGTGGCTGAGCTGGTGGGACTCGGCTCGCCTGGGCCTGCAGGCGGGGCTGACCGAGGACCGGCTGCAGAGCGCCCTTTCCTACCTGCACGAGAGCGGCAAGCTGCTCTACTTCGAGGACAGCCCAGCCCTCAAGGAGCACGTCTTCCACAACCTCACCCGCCTCATCGACATCCTCAATGTCTTCTTCCAGAGGGATCCTTCCTTGCTGCTGCACAAGCTGCTTCTAGGGACCAGCGGCGAGGGTGAGGGCGAGGGGGAAAGTTCCCCGCCGGCGGCGGCGCCCACCCCAGGCCAGGAACTGCTCTGGACCACCCAGCTCCATCACTATGTGGAGGGCTTTCTGCTTCATGGGCTCCTGCCAGCCCATGTCATTCGGTTGCTGCTGAAGCCTCATGTCCAGGCCCAGCAGGACTTTCAGCTGCTGCTGGAGCTGCTGGAGAAGATGGGACTCTGTTACTGCCTCAATAAACCCAAGGGCAAGCCTTTGAATGGGTCCACGGCCTGGTACAAGTTCCCATGCTATGTGCAGAATGACGTGCCCCACGCAGAGGCCTGGATCAACGGGACCAACCTGGCCGGACAGTCTTTTGTGGCCGAGCAGCTGCAGATTGAATATAGTTTTCCCTTTACCTTCCCGCCCGGGTTGTTTGCACGCTACAGCGTCCAGATCAACAGCCACGTGGTACACAGATCGGATGGTAAACTTCAGATCTTTGCATATAGAGGGAAGGTTCCTGTGGTGGTCAGTTACAGACCTGCCAAGGGGGTCTTGCAGCCAGACACTCTGTCCATTGCCAGCCATGCCTCGTTACCAAATATATGGACGGCGTGGCAAGCCATAACCCCCTTGGTAGAGGAACTGAATGTCCTACTTCAGGAATGGCCTGGACTGCACTACACCGTGCACATTCTCTGTTCTAAGTGCCTTAAGAGAGGGTCGCCCAATCCACACGCTTTCCCAGGTAAGTGGAGAGAAAGACGTGGCTCTTCTGTGGGTAAGTGGAGAGAGGGACGTGGCTCTTCTGTGGTAATGTTTTAA